One Panicum virgatum strain AP13 chromosome 9K, P.virgatum_v5, whole genome shotgun sequence genomic region harbors:
- the LOC120652422 gene encoding nuclear pore complex protein NUP62-like — protein MNSYSGDRSSSRPTTTSFDSYQFDFGINASRSSGSRPLRDQRPGAAANPSTRPATGASWTHQPATSAKPSWTHQPSPAAASAAGPAGSGPTSMVGDIFGRSWSSAAPSSGLGIPQANNPALFSDLLGSALGGSGSSRAQSNAPLRSAAAPQASRPTGANPNASASSSAFSMGGMASALPKTTGAPMGSGEYGVGGRPMKPAGMAATPAAQPTGQKKDPFGSIDPFAAKPGSMNAAKQASSVKPDQGFGAFQGVSSSANAGFGSFQSADAGFGAFQSSGATKPSSFTPPPQSAPAPTPAAAAANSSVDPLDNLFASTTAAPTATAASNGGGGGDMFGEMDGWVDVEAEFGGGDSGGATTELDGLPPPPSGLTISAAKAKGMDSYKGGQYADAIKWLSWAVVLIEKSGKDVDIVEVLSSRASSYKEVGEYKKAIADCSKVLDQDKENVSVLVQRALLYESTEKYRLGAEDLRLVLKIDPANRLARSTIHRLNKLAD, from the exons ATGAACTCCTACTCCGGCGaccgctcctcctcccgccccaccaccacctccttcgACTCCTACCAGTTCGACTTCGGCATCAACGCTTCCCGCTCCTCCGGCTCCCGCCCCCTCCGCGACCAGCGCCCGGGCGCGGCCGCCAACCCCTCCACCAGGCCGGCCACCGGCGCCTCGTGGACGCACCAGCCCGCCACCAGCGCCAAGCCGTCGTGGACCCATCAGCCGTcccccgccgcggcgtcggcggcggggcccgcCGGATCCGGTCCGACCTCCATGGTCGGCGACATCTTCGGCCGGAGCTggtcctccgccgcgccctcaTCGGGTCTCGGCATCCCGCAGGCCAACAACCCTGCCCTCTTCAGCGACCTCCTCGGCTCCGCGCTcggcggctccggctcctcccgCGCCCAGTCCAACGCGCCGCTCAGATCTGCCGCGGCGCCGCAGGCCTCCAGGCCCACCGGCGCGAATCCCAATGCCAGCGCCAGCAGCTCTGCCTTCTCCATGGGCGGCATGGCGAGCGCGCTCCCGAAGACGACCGGAGCGCCGATGGGCTCCGGTGAATACGGCGTTGGTGGCCGGCCGATGAAGCCCGCGGGCATGGCGGCGACGCCCGCCGCGCAGCCGACGGGGCAGAAGAAGGATCCGTTTGGCTCGATAGATCCATTTGCGGCGAAGCCGGGGTCCATGAATGCGGCTAAGCAGGCTAGTTCGGTCAAGCCGGATCAGGGATTTGGGGCGTTCCAGGGCGTGAGTTCCAGCGCCAACGCTGGATTTGGGAGCTTCCAGAGCGCTGACGCAGGATTCGGGGCTTTCCAGAGCTCTGGTGCCACGAAACCTTCCAGCTTTACGCCTCCACCCCAATCAGCTCCAGCGCCTACCCCTGCGGCCGCAGCAGCGAACTCTAGTGTGGATCCTTTGGACAATCTGTTCGCTTCGACCACAGCTGCACCGACTGCAACCGCGGCGAGcaatggtggtggtgggggtgaCATGTTTGGTGAGATGGATGGTTGGGTCGATGTGGAGGCAGAGTTTGGTGGTGGTGACAGTGGTGGTGCAACCACAGAGCTGGACGGCCTGccaccgccaccatccggattgACAATATCGGCTGCTAAGGCCAAAGGGATGGATAGTTACAAGGGAGGGCAGTATGCTGATGCCATCAAGTggttgtcttgggctgttgtgCTCATTGAGAAATCAGGGAAAGATGTAGACATTGTCGAGGTGTTGTCTTCAAGGGCTTCCTCATATAAGGAGGTTGGTGAGTACAAGAAGGCCATCGCTGACTGCTCTAAG GTGCTGGACCAAGATAAGGAGAATGTCTCAGTGCTAGTGCAGCGTGCTCTCCTTTATGAAAGCACGGAGAAATATAGGCTTGGGGCAGAGGACCTGCGTTTGGTTCTGAAGATTGACCCTGCAAATAGGCTTGCCAGGAGTACAATTCACCGCTTGAACAAGTTGGCAGACTAG